A window from Engraulis encrasicolus isolate BLACKSEA-1 chromosome 13, IST_EnEncr_1.0, whole genome shotgun sequence encodes these proteins:
- the LOC134461595 gene encoding protein FAM237A-like, translating to MGNLSLFVRLVIALLVCCAFPSRLRAQRPGQVDPLTLNTADPQCWESSSVLLLEMRTPRIADTVPAFWDLMVVLKSSDDQRHATLFWDLAQTFWDIYVDCVLSRTHGLGRRQLPRVHQRITTQGSLFTDQSVIQDQQSNFSRLRRFSQGWVRIKIQGVQDRASSNLDTSHKKISPLCF from the exons ATGGGCAATTTGTCGTTATTTGTGCGCCTGGTCATCGCTCTGCTGGTTTGTTGTGCCTTCCCATCACGTCTGCGCGCGCAAAGGCCGGGCCAGGTCGACCCCTTGACCCTGAATACGGCCGACCCTCAGTGCTGGGAGTCATCCTCGGTCCTGCTCTTGGAGATGCGCACTCCGCGCATAGCAGATACCGTCCCTGCTTTCTGGGACCTCATGGTGGTCTTGAAGTCATCCGATGATCAGAGACACGCAACACTGTTTTGGGACCtcgcacagacattttgggacaTTTATGTGGATTGTGTGTTGTCCAGGACGCACGGACTTGGTCGCCGCCAGTTGCCCCGTGTCCATCAGCGCATCACCACCCAGGGCTCTCTGTTCACTGACC AGTCCGTTATCCAAGATCAGCAATCCAACTTCTCCAGACTACGAAGGTTTAGCCAAGGCTGGGTCAGGATCAAAATACAAGGAGTTCAGGACCGTGCATCAAGCAACCTCGACACGAGCCATAAGAAGATATCACCACTTTGTTTTTGA